From a region of the Zingiber officinale cultivar Zhangliang chromosome 4B, Zo_v1.1, whole genome shotgun sequence genome:
- the LOC121978356 gene encoding uncharacterized protein LOC121978356 has product MDLDLSLRTEQPTAPTDTSSSELRAKYEKWDRSNCMSLMIIKRGIPETFMGAVSNSVTKAKEYLDEIEKRFAKSDKAETSTILKNLISIKYKGKGNIREYIMEMTHLASKLKALNLEL; this is encoded by the coding sequence ATGGATCTAGATCTTTCGCTTAGGACAGAGCAACCCACTGCTCCTACAGATACTAGTTCCTCTGAACTGAGGGCTAAATATGAGAAGTGGGATCGCTCTAACTGCATGAGTCTTATGATCATCAAGCGCGGCATACCTGAGACTTTTATGGGCGCGGTGTCTAATAGTgtcaccaaagctaaggaatatctcGATGAGATTGAAAAGCGCTTTGCCAAAAGCGATAAGGCGGAAACAAGCACAATTCTGAAGAACTTGATTTCCATAAagtataaaggcaagggaaatATTCGGGAATATATTATGGAAATGACTCACCTTGCATCAAAATTGAAGGCACTTAATCTTGAATTGTAG